The Claveliimonas bilis genome window below encodes:
- the rplK gene encoding 50S ribosomal protein L11 yields MAKKVEGYIKLQIPAGKATPAPPVGPALGQHGVNIVEFTKQFNARTADQGDLIIPVVITVYNDRSFSFVTKTPPAAVLIKKACKIKSGSGVPNKKKVATITKAQLQEIAETKMPDLNAASVEAAMSMIAGTCRSMGVTVEE; encoded by the coding sequence ATGGCAAAAAAAGTAGAAGGTTATATTAAATTACAGATTCCTGCTGGAAAGGCAACACCGGCTCCTCCGGTTGGACCTGCACTTGGACAGCATGGTGTAAACATCGTTGAATTTACAAAGCAGTTTAATGCTAGAACAGCTGATCAGGGAGATCTGATCATTCCTGTAGTTATCACAGTTTACAACGACAGAAGCTTCAGCTTCGTGACAAAGACACCTCCGGCAGCAGTTTTGATTAAGAAAGCATGCAAGATCAAATCTGGTTCAGGCGTGCCGAACAAGAAAAAGGTTGCTACAATTACAAAAGCACAGCTGCAGGAAATTGCAGAGACAAAGATGCCAGACCTTAACGCTGCAAGCGTTGAAGCAGCAATGAGCATGATTGCCGGTACCTGCAGAAGTATGGGTGTAACAGTAGAAGAATAA
- a CDS encoding ABC transporter ATP-binding protein, giving the protein MSNRGGKPTVTKNTLKTAKRLLGYVTSTYKVQFVLVLICILISSIASISVSLSLKFLLDDYIIPLIGNQNPDFTELYTALGVLATIFAFGVLASFLYTRLMVVIGQGVLKRVRDEMFEHMQTLPIRYFDQNTNGSIMSLYTNDTDTLRQMINQSIPQVLMSALMIVVTFIAMLVLSPILTILAVIIIVLMIAVSNKIGGNSGKYFIRQQLDLANITGFVEERMNGQRVVKVFNHEKKSEEEFDVLNEKLFESASNAHTFASIMGPIIGNIGNLQFVLTAVLGGFLSIMGIGNITLGVMASYLQFTKSFTQPFMQVAQQFNSIIMALAGAERIFNMMDEEPEVDEGYVTLVNARKNEDGTIEECEERTGMWAWKHPHQADGTVTYTELKGDVRFFDMSFGYEPDHMVLHDLTLYAKPGQKLAFVGSTGAGKTTITNLINRFYDVQDGKIRYDGININKIKKADLRHSLGIVLQDTHLFTGTIMENIRYGKLDATDEEVYNAAKLAHADQFIKMLPQGYDTMLTSDGEELSQGQRQLLAIARAAIADPPVLILDEATSSIDTRTESIVQKGMDNLMKGRTVFVIAHRLSTIRNSNAIMVLEHGRIIERGDHEELIAQKGTYYQLYTGKLELS; this is encoded by the coding sequence ATGAGTAATAGAGGCGGAAAACCGACGGTGACCAAAAATACATTAAAAACAGCAAAAAGACTTCTCGGCTATGTGACGAGTACGTATAAAGTACAGTTTGTACTGGTGCTGATCTGTATTTTGATCAGCTCTATTGCCAGCATTTCCGTATCCCTGTCACTGAAATTTTTGCTGGATGATTACATTATCCCGTTGATAGGAAATCAAAATCCTGATTTTACGGAGCTGTATACAGCTCTTGGCGTACTGGCGACGATTTTTGCCTTTGGCGTACTGGCTTCCTTCCTGTATACAAGGCTGATGGTTGTCATAGGGCAGGGCGTGCTGAAACGAGTGAGAGACGAGATGTTTGAGCATATGCAGACATTGCCGATCCGATATTTTGATCAGAATACAAACGGATCTATCATGAGTCTTTATACAAATGATACGGATACTCTGCGCCAGATGATCAATCAGTCGATTCCACAGGTTCTGATGTCGGCGCTTATGATCGTTGTTACATTTATTGCTATGCTGGTATTGAGTCCGATTCTGACAATTCTGGCGGTTATTATTATTGTACTGATGATTGCCGTTTCCAATAAGATCGGAGGAAACAGCGGAAAGTATTTTATCCGGCAGCAGCTGGATCTTGCCAACATTACCGGATTTGTGGAAGAACGCATGAATGGACAGCGTGTAGTAAAAGTGTTTAATCATGAGAAAAAATCAGAAGAAGAATTTGATGTTTTAAATGAGAAGTTGTTTGAGAGCGCATCCAATGCACATACCTTTGCCAGTATCATGGGGCCGATCATCGGAAATATCGGAAATCTTCAGTTTGTGCTGACAGCGGTGCTGGGAGGTTTCCTTTCCATTATGGGAATCGGAAATATTACACTGGGCGTGATGGCTTCCTATCTGCAGTTCACAAAGAGTTTTACACAGCCTTTCATGCAGGTGGCACAGCAGTTCAACTCTATTATCATGGCGCTGGCAGGAGCAGAGCGTATCTTTAATATGATGGATGAGGAGCCGGAGGTTGATGAAGGATATGTAACTTTAGTCAATGCAAGAAAGAACGAAGACGGCACCATTGAAGAGTGCGAAGAGCGTACCGGAATGTGGGCGTGGAAACATCCCCATCAGGCAGATGGAACCGTTACTTATACGGAATTGAAGGGTGATGTACGGTTCTTTGATATGTCCTTTGGATATGAGCCGGATCATATGGTTCTTCATGATCTGACCCTTTATGCGAAACCGGGACAGAAGCTTGCGTTCGTAGGTTCAACCGGCGCAGGAAAAACAACGATCACTAACCTGATCAACCGTTTTTACGATGTACAGGATGGAAAGATCCGGTACGACGGCATTAATATTAATAAGATCAAAAAAGCCGACCTGCGTCATTCCCTTGGAATCGTACTCCAGGATACCCATCTGTTTACCGGAACAATTATGGAGAATATCCGTTACGGAAAGCTGGATGCTACAGACGAAGAAGTATACAACGCTGCAAAACTGGCCCATGCAGATCAGTTTATCAAAATGCTTCCTCAAGGATATGATACCATGCTTACCAGCGATGGCGAAGAACTGTCACAGGGACAAAGACAGCTTCTGGCAATTGCCCGGGCGGCAATTGCAGATCCTCCGGTATTGATCCTGGATGAAGCGACCTCCAGTATCGATACACGTACCGAGAGCATTGTGCAGAAAGGTATGGATAACCTGATGAAGGGAAGAACTGTATTCGTTATCGCCCACAGACTGTCCACCATCCGCAACAGCAACGCGATCATGGTACTGGAACATGGCCGTATCATCGAAAGAGGGGACCATGAGGAACTGATCGCACAGAAAGGGACCTATTACCAGTTGTACACCGGTAAGCTGGAGTTGTCGTAA
- a CDS encoding SGNH/GDSL hydrolase family protein: MNNIIFLGDSITDAFHNMDGANSLGRGYVRRIADRLYDDGYKGEIRNAGHDGFTTARVLRMLEYDCLRHQPDLVSVLVGCNDAGICMNTGKTLKEQGFQQNYEELLRRLTYETKASVVCMGPFIFPFPEEYANWIPTIREAENIERRAAEKYGAVFLPLHDRLNEVAREIGYYAVTTDGIHLTERGAHIVADEWIHCIDFLPCQPHG; encoded by the coding sequence ATGAACAATATTATTTTCCTGGGAGACAGTATCACGGATGCGTTCCACAATATGGATGGAGCAAATTCGTTGGGGAGAGGCTATGTCAGGCGGATTGCGGACAGGCTGTATGATGATGGATACAAAGGGGAAATCCGTAATGCAGGACACGACGGCTTCACAACAGCCAGAGTGCTGCGGATGCTGGAGTATGACTGCCTCCGGCATCAGCCGGATCTGGTTTCCGTATTGGTTGGATGCAATGATGCAGGCATATGCATGAATACAGGAAAAACTCTGAAAGAGCAGGGATTTCAGCAAAATTATGAAGAATTGCTTCGGAGGCTGACATACGAAACAAAAGCTTCTGTAGTCTGTATGGGACCTTTTATCTTTCCGTTTCCGGAAGAGTATGCCAATTGGATTCCTACAATCAGGGAAGCAGAAAACATTGAGCGAAGAGCCGCGGAGAAATATGGGGCTGTCTTCCTGCCTCTTCATGACAGACTAAATGAGGTGGCCAGGGAAATAGGATATTATGCCGTTACGACAGATGGCATCCATCTGACAGAACGTGGTGCACATATTGTAGCTGACGAATGGATACACTGCATCGACTTCTTGCCCTGTCAGCCGCATGGCTAA
- a CDS encoding sulfite exporter TauE/SafE family protein yields MSAATILLIIMWVFAAVFFVVLVKDVVAHKDELDKSKMGYNVIVSMIANFFDTLGIGSYAIATSAWKFNKAVDDDLIPGTLNVAFGIPICVEATIFIQRIDMDPLTLVLMIAASIVGSVIGARIISRLDIMKIRVVMGVALILVAAITLCKINEVGPFGILGTARGLTGGLLAVGVIANFILGILMTAGIGLYAPCMAIVLLLGMSADVAFPVMMGSCAYLCPACGITFIKEGKYNRASTIPMIISGAIGVLIAGFIVTSLPLTVLTYLVCVVMVICAVMFFHDAKKRG; encoded by the coding sequence ATGAGTGCAGCAACGATATTACTTATTATTATGTGGGTATTCGCAGCGGTATTTTTTGTAGTGCTGGTGAAGGATGTGGTAGCCCACAAGGATGAACTTGACAAGAGCAAAATGGGGTACAATGTGATTGTCAGTATGATCGCTAACTTTTTCGATACGCTTGGAATTGGAAGTTATGCGATTGCTACATCAGCATGGAAGTTCAACAAGGCTGTTGATGATGACCTGATTCCAGGTACGTTAAATGTAGCATTCGGTATTCCTATCTGTGTGGAAGCCACTATCTTTATCCAGAGGATTGATATGGATCCGTTGACTCTGGTTCTTATGATTGCAGCATCTATTGTCGGCTCAGTGATCGGAGCCAGAATTATTTCCCGGCTTGACATTATGAAAATTCGTGTTGTGATGGGTGTCGCACTTATTTTGGTGGCAGCTATTACTCTTTGCAAGATCAACGAAGTAGGACCTTTCGGTATCCTTGGAACAGCAAGAGGACTGACAGGCGGACTGCTGGCAGTGGGTGTCATTGCTAATTTCATTCTTGGTATTCTTATGACAGCAGGGATCGGACTCTATGCACCATGTATGGCTATCGTTCTTCTGCTCGGTATGAGCGCTGATGTGGCATTTCCTGTTATGATGGGATCCTGCGCATACCTTTGTCCGGCATGTGGTATTACGTTCATCAAGGAAGGCAAATACAACCGTGCGTCCACGATACCTATGATCATAAGCGGCGCGATCGGCGTATTGATCGCCGGATTTATCGTTACATCGCTTCCGCTGACAGTACTGACATATCTGGTCTGCGTTGTCATGGTAATCTGTGCAGTAATGTTCTTCCACGATGCGAAGAAGAGAGGTTAA
- the glgD gene encoding glucose-1-phosphate adenylyltransferase subunit GlgD gives MNKAFGIVNFSGNHIWVEGLQPYRPVGAFSFLGRYRVIDFPISNMSNSGIDQIQVYIRRKPRSLTEHLGTGRHYNINSKRGRLHILFSETGLDHDIYNNDIAAFQENMECIEQVHCPYVVIAPSYMIYAQDFSTLLQTHIDSGADITLLYHSTDDAKEKFLNCNTVNLNKQKGVLSLEMNRGTAKNRHIFMDTYIMKKELFIELINKAHKTSSMYSLADIVNASCEELDVRGVSHRGYFAAITDFKSYYDANISLIDFKTALSLFDDQWPIYTRTNDSCPTQYFEGADVKNSVVSNGCLIEGTIENSIIGRGCVIKKGAVVKNSVILPDVLVGEGAHIENIVADKHAQITHVKEIIADPASPGYIRRDDKI, from the coding sequence ATGAATAAAGCATTTGGTATTGTAAACTTTTCCGGAAACCATATCTGGGTAGAAGGTCTGCAGCCTTATCGCCCCGTCGGCGCTTTTTCCTTTCTCGGAAGATACCGTGTCATTGATTTTCCGATCTCAAACATGAGCAACAGCGGTATTGACCAGATTCAGGTATACATTCGCCGCAAGCCCCGCTCTCTGACCGAGCATCTTGGCACAGGTCGTCACTATAATATTAATTCCAAGCGCGGAAGACTCCACATTTTGTTTTCGGAGACCGGTTTGGATCATGACATTTACAACAACGACATTGCAGCATTCCAGGAAAATATGGAATGCATTGAGCAGGTACACTGCCCCTACGTTGTCATTGCACCCAGTTATATGATCTACGCCCAGGATTTCAGTACACTGCTTCAGACTCACATTGATTCCGGCGCTGACATCACGCTGCTCTATCATTCTACTGATGACGCCAAGGAAAAATTCCTGAACTGCAACACTGTGAACCTGAACAAGCAGAAAGGTGTCCTTTCTCTGGAAATGAACCGCGGAACTGCCAAAAACCGCCACATTTTCATGGATACTTATATTATGAAAAAGGAATTGTTCATTGAGCTGATAAACAAAGCGCATAAGACCTCTTCCATGTACAGTCTGGCAGACATTGTCAACGCTTCCTGTGAAGAACTGGATGTGCGCGGCGTTTCCCACCGCGGATATTTTGCAGCCATTACCGATTTCAAGAGCTATTATGATGCAAATATCTCTCTGATCGATTTCAAGACAGCACTCAGCCTGTTTGATGACCAGTGGCCGATCTACACCCGCACAAATGATTCCTGCCCGACTCAGTATTTTGAAGGTGCAGACGTAAAGAACTCCGTTGTATCCAACGGATGCCTGATTGAAGGAACGATCGAAAATTCCATTATCGGACGCGGATGCGTCATCAAGAAAGGCGCCGTTGTCAAGAACAGCGTTATCCTTCCTGATGTTTTAGTGGGCGAAGGAGCTCATATAGAAAATATTGTTGCGGACAAACACGCACAGATTACCCATGTAAAGGAGATCATCGCTGATCCTGCATCTCCGGGATATATCCGAAGAGATGATAAAATCTGA
- the secE gene encoding preprotein translocase subunit SecE: MSGEKTQKKGWFKGLKAEFKKIIWPDKLTLAKQTVAVVSVTVVLGVIIAVVDFLAQNGVDMLVG; this comes from the coding sequence ATGAGTGGAGAGAAAACTCAGAAAAAAGGCTGGTTTAAGGGTCTTAAAGCAGAATTTAAGAAAATTATCTGGCCGGATAAGTTAACACTTGCAAAGCAGACAGTAGCGGTTGTTTCGGTCACTGTTGTTCTGGGAGTCATCATAGCAGTTGTTGACTTTCTTGCCCAGAATGGCGTAGATATGCTGGTTGGATAA
- a CDS encoding MarR family winged helix-turn-helix transcriptional regulator, whose translation MGEDAGKWISRVSHQLKRQMSYEEDAEEERELTNMQKHILHFILLEGLNRDLFQRDLEKEFKVRRSTATGALQLLEKKGYLYREPVKEDARLKRIVPTEKALQLRSKLLKNIRRREAQIREGIPADDMEVFIRVLKQISENLSSGERAKENDMIYRKEESDE comes from the coding sequence ATGGGAGAAGATGCGGGAAAGTGGATCAGCCGTGTTTCCCATCAGCTGAAAAGACAGATGTCCTATGAAGAGGACGCGGAGGAAGAAAGAGAACTGACTAATATGCAGAAACATATTCTGCATTTTATTCTGTTAGAAGGTCTGAACAGGGATCTTTTTCAGAGGGATCTGGAAAAGGAATTTAAAGTAAGAAGATCCACGGCAACAGGAGCGCTGCAGCTTCTGGAAAAGAAGGGATATCTATACCGTGAACCAGTGAAGGAAGACGCCAGGCTGAAACGAATTGTGCCGACAGAAAAGGCCCTTCAGCTGCGATCAAAGCTTCTTAAGAATATCAGAAGGAGGGAAGCACAGATCAGAGAGGGGATTCCGGCCGATGATATGGAAGTTTTTATCCGGGTTCTGAAGCAGATATCCGAAAACCTTTCTTCGGGGGAAAGGGCGAAAGAAAACGATATGATATATAGAAAGGAAGAGTCAGATGAATAG
- the rpmG gene encoding 50S ribosomal protein L33, translating into MRTRITLECTECKQRNYNMTKDKKTHPERMETKKYCRFCKSHTVHKETK; encoded by the coding sequence GTGCGTACAAGAATTACATTAGAATGTACAGAATGCAAGCAGCGGAACTACAACATGACAAAGGATAAGAAAACACATCCGGAGCGCATGGAAACAAAGAAGTACTGCAGATTCTGCAAATCACACACAGTGCACAAAGAAACAAAATAG
- the rplA gene encoding 50S ribosomal protein L1 — protein sequence MKRGKKYTEAAKVIERGTLYDKDEAVSLVKKTAVAKFDETIEAHIRTGCDGRHADQQIRGAVVLPHGTGKKVRILVFAKDAKAEEAKAAGADFVGGDELIPKIQNENWFEFDVVVATPDMMGIVGRLGRVLGPKGLMPNPKAGTVTMDVTKAIQDIKAGKIEYRLDKTNIIHVPIGKASFTEEQLADNFQTLIDAVNKARPAAVKGQFLKSVTLTSTMGPGVKVNPAKLV from the coding sequence ATGAAAAGAGGAAAAAAATATACAGAAGCTGCAAAAGTAATCGAAAGAGGAACACTTTACGATAAGGATGAGGCAGTTTCTTTAGTGAAAAAGACAGCAGTAGCTAAATTTGACGAAACAATCGAAGCTCATATCAGAACAGGATGTGACGGACGTCATGCTGATCAGCAGATCCGTGGTGCAGTTGTACTTCCTCACGGAACTGGAAAGAAAGTCCGCATTCTTGTGTTTGCAAAAGATGCAAAAGCTGAAGAAGCAAAAGCAGCAGGAGCAGATTTTGTAGGCGGAGATGAGCTGATTCCAAAGATCCAGAATGAGAACTGGTTTGAATTTGACGTAGTAGTTGCTACACCGGATATGATGGGTATCGTTGGACGTCTCGGACGTGTACTTGGACCAAAAGGTCTTATGCCGAACCCGAAAGCCGGAACAGTTACTATGGATGTTACAAAGGCAATCCAGGATATCAAAGCTGGTAAGATTGAATACAGACTTGATAAGACAAATATTATCCATGTGCCGATCGGTAAAGCATCCTTTACTGAGGAGCAGCTTGCAGACAACTTCCAGACGCTTATTGATGCAGTAAACAAAGCCAGACCGGCAGCTGTAAAAGGTCAGTTCCTTAAGAGCGTGACACTTACATCTACAATGGGACCTGGTGTGAAAGTTAATCCGGCTAAACTGGTTTAA
- a CDS encoding LytR/AlgR family response regulator transcription factor, which yields MQKILAFCKEGKDPEGIEHKVEEYLKELQENEKWFIILPCRKNEIVLEEGEISFIERDKRVTRIHTEQGDVITTMKVSEVYTHLDHTRFVLCHNSFIVNMEKIRIFNRSEITLRSGEVIPISRSHWKNTKETFDNWAGRYMKRFRQAKKPSEEEQTGSEEE from the coding sequence GTGCAGAAGATTTTAGCGTTCTGTAAAGAGGGGAAAGATCCGGAAGGTATAGAACATAAGGTGGAAGAATATCTCAAAGAACTTCAGGAAAATGAAAAATGGTTTATCATCCTTCCGTGCAGGAAAAATGAGATTGTACTGGAAGAAGGAGAAATCAGCTTTATAGAGCGGGATAAGCGTGTGACGCGGATCCATACAGAGCAGGGCGATGTTATTACAACTATGAAGGTTTCGGAAGTCTATACACATCTCGATCATACGAGATTTGTTCTCTGTCATAACAGTTTCATTGTAAATATGGAAAAAATAAGAATTTTCAACAGATCAGAGATTACATTAAGAAGCGGTGAAGTCATTCCGATCAGCCGCTCCCACTGGAAAAATACGAAAGAAACTTTTGACAACTGGGCAGGAAGATACATGAAGAGATTCCGCCAGGCAAAGAAGCCGTCAGAGGAGGAGCAGACAGGGAGCGAAGAGGAATAA
- the nusG gene encoding transcription termination/antitermination protein NusG, producing the protein MSEAKWYVVHTYSGYENKVKANIDKTIENRHLEDQILEVRVPMEDVVEMKNGVQKATQKKMFPGYVLIHMVMNDDTWYVVRNTRGVTGFVGPGSKPVPLTDAEMAPLGIKRENIVVDYEIGDNVQVIAGAWADTVGVVQAINMAKGSLTINVELFGRETPVEISFAEVKKM; encoded by the coding sequence ATGTCAGAGGCAAAATGGTATGTTGTTCATACTTATTCCGGGTATGAAAACAAAGTAAAGGCCAACATTGATAAAACGATCGAAAACAGACACCTGGAAGATCAGATCCTTGAAGTGCGCGTACCGATGGAAGATGTCGTGGAGATGAAAAACGGGGTGCAGAAAGCTACCCAGAAAAAGATGTTTCCAGGGTATGTCCTGATTCATATGGTTATGAATGATGACACATGGTATGTAGTGCGGAATACAAGAGGAGTAACCGGATTTGTCGGTCCCGGATCCAAGCCGGTTCCATTGACGGATGCAGAAATGGCCCCTCTTGGAATCAAGAGAGAAAACATTGTTGTGGATTATGAAATCGGTGACAATGTTCAGGTGATCGCGGGAGCCTGGGCGGATACAGTGGGTGTGGTTCAGGCCATTAATATGGCAAAAGGAAGCCTCACCATCAATGTTGAGCTGTTTGGCCGCGAAACGCCAGTAGAGATAAGTTTCGCTGAAGTGAAAAAAATGTAG
- a CDS encoding ABC transporter ATP-binding protein encodes MNRKLLKSVREYKKQSFITPVLVALEVLMEVLIPLLMANIIDIGIMEGNMPYIIKMGILLVVMAMLALLFGALAGKMGAIASAGYAKNLRHDIFYKIQEFSFGNIDHFSTSSLVTRLTTDITNVQMAYMFTIRLLARAPIMVVLSWIMTATINLKIAFCLLVTIPVLGGVLISIAKKAHPHFIQVFDEYDVLNNTVQENVNAARVVKAYVREEHENEKFHKISLKVFDLFTKAEKIVAWNSPVMQFVMYTVVLLLVLIGGENIVTGNMQTGELTSIMVYAMQILMSLMMVSFVFVMIMIAEASSDRIKEVLEEVPEMRDKEDALTTVENGDIDFEHVNFSYAGEDGNLSLKDVNLHIKSGQIVGIIGGTGSAKSTLVQLIPRLYDVTSGCVKVGGQDVRRYNLEKLRDQVSMVLQKNVLFTGSIYENIRWGDENASDEEVQRVCRLAQADGFINEFPAKYNTMIVEGGNNVSGGQKQRLCIARALLKKPKILILDDSTSAVDTRTDALIRQAFREEIPDTTKIIIAQRISSVEDADVIIVMDNGEINGIGTSEELLKNNAIYREVYESQVKGGEENE; translated from the coding sequence ATGAATAGGAAATTACTGAAATCTGTGCGGGAATATAAGAAACAGTCATTTATCACTCCGGTTCTGGTGGCGCTGGAAGTTCTGATGGAAGTTCTGATTCCGCTTTTAATGGCTAACATCATCGACATTGGAATTATGGAAGGAAACATGCCATACATTATCAAAATGGGGATTCTTCTTGTTGTGATGGCAATGCTGGCTTTGCTGTTCGGAGCGTTGGCAGGGAAAATGGGGGCAATTGCATCCGCGGGATATGCAAAAAACTTGCGTCACGATATTTTTTATAAAATCCAGGAGTTTTCCTTCGGAAATATTGATCATTTTTCAACCTCAAGTCTCGTGACCAGACTGACGACAGATATTACAAATGTGCAGATGGCATATATGTTTACAATCCGTCTTTTGGCCAGAGCACCGATCATGGTTGTTTTGTCGTGGATCATGACTGCGACCATTAATCTGAAGATTGCATTTTGTCTACTTGTTACAATACCGGTTCTTGGAGGAGTTTTGATTTCTATCGCAAAAAAAGCGCATCCTCATTTTATTCAGGTGTTTGATGAGTATGATGTGCTGAATAATACCGTGCAGGAAAATGTAAACGCTGCAAGGGTCGTGAAAGCTTATGTAAGAGAAGAACACGAAAATGAGAAGTTCCATAAAATTTCCCTCAAGGTATTTGACCTGTTTACAAAGGCGGAGAAGATTGTCGCATGGAACTCTCCGGTTATGCAGTTTGTTATGTATACGGTTGTTCTGCTGCTTGTTTTAATTGGAGGAGAAAATATTGTAACCGGAAATATGCAGACAGGAGAGCTGACGAGTATCATGGTATATGCCATGCAGATCCTGATGTCGCTTATGATGGTATCCTTTGTATTTGTTATGATCATGATTGCGGAGGCATCTTCGGATCGTATCAAAGAGGTATTGGAAGAAGTTCCGGAAATGCGGGATAAAGAAGATGCTCTGACAACTGTGGAAAATGGAGATATCGACTTCGAACATGTGAATTTCAGTTATGCCGGTGAAGATGGAAATTTATCTTTGAAGGATGTTAACCTGCATATTAAGAGCGGGCAGATCGTCGGCATCATCGGCGGTACCGGAAGCGCGAAGTCTACTCTGGTGCAGCTGATTCCCAGACTTTATGATGTGACGAGTGGTTGTGTGAAAGTGGGCGGACAGGATGTGCGACGATATAATCTGGAGAAACTCCGTGATCAGGTATCCATGGTGCTCCAGAAAAATGTGCTTTTTACAGGAAGTATTTATGAAAATATCAGGTGGGGCGATGAAAATGCCAGTGATGAAGAAGTACAGAGAGTTTGCAGGCTGGCACAGGCAGATGGCTTTATCAATGAATTTCCGGCTAAATACAATACAATGATCGTGGAGGGCGGAAATAACGTTTCCGGAGGACAGAAGCAGAGACTTTGTATTGCAAGAGCTCTTTTGAAAAAACCGAAGATCCTAATCCTGGATGACTCTACCAGTGCGGTTGATACAAGGACAGACGCATTGATCCGCCAGGCATTCCGGGAGGAAATTCCGGATACTACCAAAATTATTATTGCACAGAGAATCTCTTCTGTGGAAGATGCGGATGTGATCATTGTTATGGATAATGGAGAGATCAATGGTATCGGAACATCAGAAGAATTGCTGAAGAACAATGCGATTTACAGAGAAGTATACGAATCACAGGTGAAAGGAGGAGAGGAAAATGAGTAA
- a CDS encoding glucose-1-phosphate adenylyltransferase: MKQDNMLAMILAGGRGTRLHELTNKVAKPAVSYGGKYKIIDFPISNCANSGIDVVGVLTQYESILLNSYVAAGRRWGLDAKNSGVYVLPPREKADANLDVYRGTADAISQNIDFVDTFSPDYLLILSGDHIYKMNYAKMLQYHKECGADATIAVIEVPMKEASRFGIMNTDENGRIVEFQEKPAEPKSNLASMGIYIFDWKLLRKMLISDMKNPDSSHDFGKDIIPTLLKEGKNLYAYKFKGYWKDVGTIDSLWEANMDLLDKNNELDLNDPTWKIYTEDATTLPQYIGPDAEIKEAFINQGCIIEGMVQNSVLFTGARVGAGAKIIDSVLMPGVEVAEGAVVQRALVADNVKIGREAVVGSADSEHIELVAKRVKGVE, encoded by the coding sequence ATGAAACAAGATAATATGTTAGCCATGATCTTAGCCGGCGGCCGTGGTACAAGACTGCACGAGCTAACCAACAAAGTTGCAAAGCCTGCCGTTTCGTATGGTGGTAAATACAAAATCATTGATTTTCCAATCAGTAATTGTGCCAACAGTGGAATCGATGTTGTAGGAGTTCTTACACAGTATGAATCCATTCTGCTCAACAGCTATGTAGCTGCCGGAAGACGCTGGGGACTGGATGCAAAAAACAGCGGCGTCTATGTTCTTCCGCCCCGTGAAAAGGCGGACGCAAATCTGGATGTGTACCGGGGTACTGCCGATGCGATCTCGCAGAATATTGATTTTGTAGATACCTTCTCTCCGGACTATCTTCTGATTCTTTCCGGAGATCACATTTACAAAATGAATTATGCAAAAATGCTTCAGTACCACAAGGAATGTGGTGCCGATGCTACGATCGCCGTCATTGAAGTTCCGATGAAAGAAGCGAGCCGTTTCGGAATCATGAATACCGATGAAAACGGACGTATCGTTGAATTTCAGGAAAAACCGGCAGAGCCTAAGAGCAACCTTGCATCTATGGGAATCTATATTTTTGACTGGAAACTGCTTCGCAAAATGCTTATCTCCGACATGAAAAATCCTGATTCCAGTCACGATTTCGGCAAGGACATCATCCCTACTCTGTTAAAAGAAGGGAAAAACCTGTACGCCTATAAGTTTAAAGGCTACTGGAAAGATGTTGGAACGATTGATTCTCTCTGGGAAGCAAATATGGATCTGCTGGACAAGAACAACGAGCTGGATCTTAACGATCCCACCTGGAAGATCTATACAGAAGACGCCACAACGCTTCCTCAGTATATCGGACCGGATGCCGAGATCAAAGAGGCCTTCATTAACCAGGGATGCATCATTGAAGGAATGGTGCAGAATTCTGTATTGTTCACCGGAGCACGAGTAGGCGCCGGCGCAAAGATCATCGACAGCGTTCTGATGCCCGGAGTAGAGGTGGCAGAGGGCGCGGTTGTACAGCGCGCACTGGTTGCTGACAATGTAAAGATCGGCAGGGAAGCCGTTGTGGGAAGCGCTGACAGCGAACACATCGAGCTTGTAGCCAAACGTGTAAAGGGGGTTGAATAG